From Streptomyces sp. NBC_00775, one genomic window encodes:
- a CDS encoding L-threonylcarbamoyladenylate synthase: protein MARRYDTNDATDRTTGLREAASAVRRGELVVLPTDTVYGVGADAFSSEAVADLLEAKGRGRNMPTPVLIGSPNTLHGLVTDFSEMAWELVDAFWPGALTLVAKHQPSLQWDLGDTRGTVAIRMPLHPVAIELLTEVGPMAVSSANLTGHPAPEDCDAAQEMLGDSISVYLDGGPTPGIVPSSIVDVTGKVPVLLREGALSAEELRKVVPDLEVAN from the coding sequence ATGGCACGGCGATACGACACCAATGACGCGACCGACCGCACCACCGGTCTGCGTGAGGCCGCGTCCGCCGTCCGCCGTGGCGAGCTGGTGGTCCTCCCGACCGACACCGTGTACGGCGTCGGCGCCGACGCGTTCTCCTCGGAGGCCGTCGCCGACCTCCTGGAGGCCAAGGGCCGGGGCCGCAACATGCCCACCCCTGTCCTCATCGGCTCCCCGAACACGCTGCACGGCCTGGTCACGGACTTCTCCGAGATGGCCTGGGAGCTCGTCGACGCGTTCTGGCCGGGTGCGCTCACCCTCGTCGCCAAGCACCAGCCGTCCCTCCAGTGGGACCTGGGGGACACCCGGGGCACCGTAGCCATCCGCATGCCGCTGCACCCGGTCGCCATCGAACTGCTGACGGAGGTCGGCCCGATGGCCGTCTCCTCCGCGAACCTCACGGGCCACCCGGCTCCCGAGGACTGTGACGCCGCGCAGGAGATGCTCGGCGACTCCATCTCGGTCTACCTGGACGGCGGCCCGACCCCGGGCATCGTGCCGTCCTCGATCGTCGACGTGACCGGCAAGGTGCCCGTGCTGCTGCGCGAGGGGGCACTGTCGGCGGAGGAGCTCCGGAAGGTCGTACCCGACCTCGAGGTGGCGAATTGA
- the prmC gene encoding peptide chain release factor N(5)-glutamine methyltransferase yields MNLLLAEVAQATQRLADAGVPSPRNDAEELAAFVHGVKRGELHTVKDSDFDARYWEVTARREAREPLQHITGHAYFRYLELQVGPGVFVPRPETESVVGWAIDAVRAMDVVEPLIVDLCTGSGAIALALAQEVPRSRVHAVELSEDALQWTRKNVEGSRVDLRQGDALDAFHDLDGEVDLVISNPPYIPLTEWEYVAPEARDYDPELALFSGEDGLDLIRGIERTAHRLLRPGGVVVIEHADTQGGQVPWIFTEERGWADAADHPDLNNRPRFATARKAMP; encoded by the coding sequence GTGAACCTGCTGCTCGCGGAAGTGGCCCAGGCCACCCAGCGGCTGGCCGACGCCGGCGTGCCCTCGCCGCGCAACGACGCGGAGGAGCTCGCCGCCTTCGTGCATGGCGTGAAGCGGGGCGAGCTGCACACCGTCAAGGACTCGGACTTCGACGCCCGTTACTGGGAGGTGACCGCGCGCCGCGAGGCCCGCGAGCCGCTCCAGCACATCACCGGCCATGCCTACTTCCGGTACCTGGAACTCCAGGTGGGGCCGGGGGTGTTCGTCCCGCGCCCGGAGACCGAGTCCGTCGTCGGCTGGGCCATAGACGCCGTCCGCGCGATGGATGTCGTCGAGCCGCTGATCGTCGATCTCTGTACCGGCTCGGGCGCCATCGCGCTCGCCCTCGCGCAGGAGGTCCCGCGCTCCCGTGTGCACGCCGTGGAGCTGTCCGAGGACGCCCTCCAGTGGACGCGCAAGAACGTCGAGGGGTCCAGGGTCGACCTGCGCCAGGGAGACGCTCTGGACGCCTTCCACGACCTCGACGGCGAAGTGGACCTGGTGATCTCCAACCCGCCGTACATCCCGCTCACGGAGTGGGAGTACGTCGCTCCGGAGGCCCGGGACTACGATCCCGAACTCGCCCTGTTCTCAGGGGAGGACGGACTCGACCTCATTCGCGGCATCGAGCGCACCGCGCACCGGCTGCTGCGCCCGGGCGGTGTCGTCGTCATCGAGCACGCCGACACCCAGGGCGGGCAGGTGCCGTGGATCTTCACCGAGGAGCGGGGCTGGGCCGACGCGGCCGACCACCCGGACCTCAACAACCGGCCGCGGTTCGCGACCGCACGCAAGGCGATGCCGTGA
- the prfA gene encoding peptide chain release factor 1: MFEAVEELIGEHADLEKKLADPSVHADQANARKLNKRYAELTPIVATYRSWKQTGDDIGTAKELAADDPDFAAEVKDLEKQREELTEKLRLLLVPRDPSDDKDVILEVKAGAGGDESALFAGDLLRMYLRYAERAGWKTEIIDATESELGGYKDVQVAVKTKGGQGATEPGQGVWARLKYEGGVHRVQRVPSTESQGRIHTSAAGVLVTPEAEEVDVEIHANDLRIDVYRSSGPGGQSVNTTDSAVRITHIPTGVVASCQNEKSQLQNKEQAMRILRSRLLAAAQEEAEREAADARRSQVRTVDRSEKIRTYNFPENRISDHRVGFKAYNLDQVLDGDLDAVIQACVDADSAAKLAAA; encoded by the coding sequence ATGTTCGAGGCGGTCGAGGAACTGATCGGCGAGCACGCCGATCTGGAGAAGAAGCTCGCTGACCCGTCGGTCCACGCCGACCAGGCCAACGCGCGCAAGCTCAACAAGCGCTACGCCGAGCTGACCCCGATCGTCGCGACGTACCGCTCCTGGAAGCAGACCGGGGACGACATCGGGACCGCGAAGGAGCTCGCGGCCGACGACCCCGACTTCGCCGCCGAGGTCAAGGACCTGGAGAAGCAGCGCGAGGAGCTCACCGAGAAGCTCCGTCTGCTGCTGGTGCCGCGCGACCCCAGCGACGACAAGGACGTCATCCTGGAGGTCAAGGCGGGCGCCGGCGGCGACGAGTCCGCCCTGTTCGCGGGCGACCTGCTGCGCATGTACCTGCGCTATGCCGAGCGCGCCGGCTGGAAGACCGAGATCATCGACGCCACCGAGTCCGAGCTCGGCGGCTACAAGGACGTCCAGGTCGCCGTGAAGACCAAGGGCGGCCAGGGTGCCACCGAGCCCGGCCAGGGCGTCTGGGCGCGCCTGAAGTACGAGGGCGGTGTGCACCGCGTGCAGCGCGTGCCGTCGACCGAGTCGCAGGGCCGTATCCACACCTCCGCGGCCGGTGTCCTGGTCACGCCCGAGGCCGAGGAGGTCGACGTCGAGATCCACGCGAACGACCTGCGCATCGACGTCTACCGTTCGTCGGGCCCCGGCGGCCAGTCCGTCAACACGACCGACTCCGCGGTGCGCATCACGCACATTCCCACCGGAGTCGTCGCTTCCTGCCAGAACGAGAAGAGCCAGCTGCAGAACAAGGAGCAGGCGATGCGTATCCTGCGCTCCAGGCTCCTCGCTGCGGCGCAGGAGGAAGCGGAGCGGGAGGCCGCCGACGCCCGTCGCAGCCAGGTCCGTACCGTCGACCGTTCCGAGAAGATCCGTACGTACAACTTCCCGGAGAATCGCATCTCGGACCACCGCGTCGGCTTCAAGGCGTACAACTTGGACCAGGTGCTCGACGGGGACCTCGACGCGGTCATCCAGGCCTGCGTCGACGCCGACTCGGCCGCCAAGCTCGCGGCCGCGTAA
- the rpmE gene encoding 50S ribosomal protein L31, with protein sequence MKRDIHPEYVETQVSCTCGASFTTRSTISSGSIRAEVCSECHPFYTGKQKILDTGGRVARFEARFGKAAAAKK encoded by the coding sequence TTGAAGCGCGACATCCACCCCGAGTACGTCGAGACGCAGGTCAGCTGCACCTGTGGCGCGTCGTTCACCACCCGTAGCACGATCTCCAGCGGTTCCATCCGCGCCGAGGTCTGCTCCGAGTGCCACCCGTTCTACACGGGCAAGCAGAAGATCCTCGACACCGGTGGCCGCGTGGCCCGCTTCGAGGCCCGCTTCGGCAAGGCTGCCGCTGCCAAGAAGTAG
- a CDS encoding LCP family protein, with amino-acid sequence MPAESTPEPGIPGEPGTSAARPRAKGRRRKARSTRSKALLITAWTAAGIVVLGGTGAGILYFKLNSNLKSVDINQALGTDRPTKVDNGSENILVLGSDTRSGTNKKLGGGTDDGSARSDTAMIVHVYQGHKKASVVSIPRDTLVERPSCTDTKGVTHDAASGVMFNSAYSTGGAACAVKTVESITGIRMDHYIEVDFSGFEKLIDNLGGVEITTTKDISDSDSHLNLKAGTHTLNGEQALGLVRTRHGVGDGSDLGRIQLQQAFIKALVNQVKHIGVLSSPTKLVKLANTATKAITTDSEIGSVTDLASFADGLKGISSSHMNMVTMPVQYDSANANRVLVDTAKAELVWKALKNDQAIPKAATKGTATGTAKGVVSSS; translated from the coding sequence ATGCCTGCCGAGAGCACGCCGGAACCCGGCATACCGGGGGAGCCCGGCACGAGCGCCGCTCGCCCCCGTGCGAAGGGGCGCCGCCGCAAGGCCCGGAGCACGCGCAGCAAGGCCCTCCTCATCACGGCCTGGACCGCCGCGGGCATCGTCGTGCTCGGCGGCACGGGCGCCGGGATCCTGTACTTCAAGCTCAACAGCAACCTCAAGAGCGTCGACATCAACCAGGCCCTCGGCACCGACCGGCCGACGAAGGTCGACAACGGCTCCGAGAACATCCTGGTCCTGGGCTCCGACACCCGCTCCGGCACGAACAAGAAGCTGGGCGGCGGCACCGACGACGGCAGCGCCCGCTCCGACACGGCGATGATCGTGCACGTGTACCAGGGCCACAAGAAGGCCAGCGTGGTCTCCATACCCCGCGACACCCTCGTCGAGCGGCCCTCCTGCACCGACACCAAGGGCGTCACGCACGACGCGGCCTCCGGCGTCATGTTCAACTCCGCGTACTCCACCGGTGGCGCCGCCTGCGCGGTGAAGACCGTCGAGTCCATCACCGGTATCCGCATGGACCACTACATCGAGGTCGACTTCAGCGGCTTCGAGAAGCTCATCGACAACCTCGGCGGGGTGGAGATCACCACCACCAAGGACATCTCCGACTCGGACAGCCATCTGAACCTGAAGGCCGGCACGCACACGCTCAACGGTGAGCAGGCGCTCGGCCTGGTCCGCACCCGGCACGGCGTGGGCGACGGCTCCGACCTCGGCCGCATCCAGCTCCAGCAGGCCTTCATCAAGGCCCTGGTCAACCAGGTCAAGCACATCGGGGTGCTGTCCAGCCCGACGAAGCTGGTCAAGCTCGCCAACACCGCGACCAAGGCCATCACCACCGACTCGGAGATCGGCTCGGTCACCGACCTCGCGTCCTTCGCCGACGGCCTCAAGGGCATCAGCTCGTCGCACATGAACATGGTCACGATGCCGGTCCAGTACGACAGCGCGAACGCCAACCGCGTACTCGTCGACACCGCCAAGGCCGAGCTGGTCTGGAAGGCGCTGAAGAACGACCAGGCGATCCCGAAGGCGGCCACCAAGGGCACGGCCACGGGCACGGCGAAGGGCGTCGTCAGCTCGTCCTGA
- a CDS encoding trypsin-like serine protease, whose translation MSGNGRHRRRIRIAVPVAAAGLAAAVAGALLMSSANAATAATPPTPTVKPSISAPTLAELQRRVAGAVAGDDTAGQTTKKSSLSASTNTAGTSTATVDPKIIGGTETTITTAPWMAQLWYYDDKGTTDESDDLGFFCGGSVVSPTKILTASHCVKGYNWYKYGAVLTGTAQLPTSDSSGNTDLHGGTVSLPLRQWNHPSYNATTVDNDIAVITLDRPVTAKPIRMTTSGDTASYASGTNATLYGWGRTSSTTQDISETLKTATLPIKSDSTCNTAMKSVLGEDDFIEGHMVCAGTAATGSDTGTTTACNGDSGGPLIVKDSAGNPRIVGVVSWGVEDCVAKGAYGVFSKVSTYVGAAYPRVDDGNLSRDHKADLWVRNSSTKTGYEKDSTGTGFGARQSWDKWDGVNVVLQADLNRDGVEDLVIRDSATGDVYWSHYGFASGTWSTDKIFGNWKTRTRIIAPGDINGDYLPDLLSVDSGGVLWLYPGKGNGTFSARVQVSSGWNQYNTVRGHGDFTGDGKADLIARNKSTGDLYLYKGTGKSGTGAFSSRIKVRSAWTGYNAFDAVGDITGDGKADFLARTPGGTLYLYKGTGKATSEIFATRVSVGTDFKQYDIFG comes from the coding sequence ATGTCCGGGAACGGTCGTCACAGACGTCGGATACGCATCGCCGTGCCCGTCGCGGCAGCGGGCCTGGCGGCCGCGGTCGCCGGCGCGCTCCTGATGTCGTCCGCGAACGCCGCCACCGCCGCCACGCCGCCGACGCCGACCGTCAAGCCCAGCATCTCCGCGCCCACCCTGGCCGAGCTGCAGAGGCGCGTCGCGGGCGCCGTCGCCGGTGACGACACCGCGGGCCAGACGACCAAGAAGTCGTCGCTGAGCGCCAGCACGAACACCGCCGGTACCAGCACCGCGACGGTCGACCCGAAGATCATCGGCGGCACCGAGACCACCATCACCACGGCCCCGTGGATGGCGCAGCTCTGGTACTACGACGACAAGGGCACCACCGACGAGAGCGACGACCTCGGCTTCTTCTGCGGCGGTTCCGTCGTGTCGCCGACGAAGATCCTCACGGCCTCGCACTGCGTTAAGGGCTACAACTGGTACAAGTACGGCGCGGTCCTCACCGGCACCGCCCAGCTGCCGACCAGCGACAGCTCCGGCAACACCGACCTGCACGGCGGCACCGTCTCGCTGCCCCTGCGGCAGTGGAACCACCCGTCGTACAACGCGACGACCGTCGACAACGACATCGCGGTCATCACGCTGGACAGGCCCGTCACGGCCAAGCCGATCCGCATGACGACGTCCGGCGACACCGCCTCGTACGCGTCCGGCACCAACGCGACGCTCTACGGCTGGGGCCGCACCAGCTCCACCACGCAGGACATCTCCGAGACGCTGAAGACGGCCACGCTGCCGATCAAGTCCGACAGCACGTGCAACACCGCCATGAAGTCGGTCCTCGGCGAGGACGACTTCATCGAGGGCCACATGGTCTGCGCGGGCACCGCGGCGACCGGCAGCGACACCGGCACCACCACGGCGTGCAACGGTGACTCCGGCGGCCCGCTGATCGTGAAGGACTCGGCCGGCAACCCCCGGATCGTCGGCGTCGTCTCCTGGGGCGTCGAGGACTGCGTCGCGAAGGGCGCGTACGGCGTCTTCTCGAAGGTCAGCACGTACGTCGGTGCCGCGTACCCGCGCGTCGACGACGGCAACCTGAGCCGTGACCACAAGGCCGACCTGTGGGTGCGCAACTCGTCCACCAAGACGGGTTACGAGAAGGACTCCACGGGCACCGGGTTCGGCGCGCGCCAGTCGTGGGACAAGTGGGACGGCGTCAACGTCGTGCTGCAGGCCGACCTCAACCGGGACGGCGTCGAGGACCTCGTGATCCGCGACAGCGCCACCGGTGACGTCTACTGGTCGCACTACGGGTTCGCGAGCGGGACCTGGTCCACCGACAAGATCTTCGGCAACTGGAAGACCCGCACCCGCATCATCGCTCCGGGCGACATCAACGGCGACTACCTGCCCGACCTGCTCTCGGTCGACTCCGGCGGCGTCCTGTGGCTCTACCCGGGCAAGGGCAACGGCACCTTCTCGGCGCGTGTCCAGGTCAGCTCCGGCTGGAACCAGTACAACACCGTGCGCGGCCACGGCGACTTCACCGGTGACGGCAAGGCCGACCTGATCGCGCGCAACAAGAGCACCGGCGACCTGTACCTGTACAAGGGCACCGGCAAGTCCGGCACGGGCGCCTTCTCCAGCCGTATCAAGGTCCGCAGCGCCTGGACCGGCTACAACGCCTTCGACGCGGTCGGTGACATCACCGGCGACGGCAAGGCCGACTTCCTGGCCCGTACGCCCGGCGGCACGCTCTACCTGTACAAGGGCACCGGCAAGGCGACCAGCGAGATCTTCGCCACAAGGGTCTCCGTCGGTACCGATTTCAAGCAGTACGACATTTTCGGCTGA
- the rho gene encoding transcription termination factor Rho codes for MSDTTDLMGARVEETAAAPATDASAPATGAGSRRRRGTGLEGMVLAELQQVASGLGIRGTARMRKSQLIEVIKEAQAGGGAPAKAETATETKPKRRTTSKARTGDEAAAPAEKKAAAKPAAETAVAQQQIEIPGQPASEDAPAGERRRRRAVAEAGSPETVTAEAKSEPKAETPVQAQGDAEGDGRQGRRDRRDRDRGGRDRDRRGGKGDEQQGGQGGGQQGGQQGGQQRQERQDRQQQGGGRQDRQDRQQRDNGPQDDFDDEGGRRGRRGRYRDRRGRRGRDEFGAAGAGEPQLADDDVLIPVAGILDILDNYAFIRTSGYLPGPNDVYVSLAQVRKNGLRKGDHVTGAVRQPKDGERREKFNALVRLDSQNGMAPESGRGRPEFNKLTPLYPQDRLRLETDPGVLTTRIIDLVAPIGKGQRGLIVAPPKTGKTMIMQAIANAITHNNPECHLMVVLVDERPEEVTDMQRSVKGEVISSTFDRPAEDHTTVAELAIERAKRLVELGHDVVVLLDSITRLGRAYNLAAPASGRILSGGVDSTALYPPKRFFGAARNIEDGGSLTILATALVDTGSRMDEVIFEEFKGTGNAELKLDRKLADKRIFPAVDVDASGTRKEEILLGSDELAVTWKLRRVLHALDQQQAIELLLDKMKQTKSNAEFLLQIQKTTPGQGNGND; via the coding sequence GTGAGCGACACCACCGATCTGATGGGCGCACGTGTCGAGGAGACCGCTGCCGCGCCCGCCACGGACGCCTCCGCGCCTGCCACCGGTGCCGGGTCCCGGCGGCGCCGCGGTACCGGCCTCGAGGGCATGGTGCTGGCCGAGCTGCAGCAGGTCGCATCCGGCCTCGGCATCAGGGGCACCGCGCGTATGCGCAAGAGCCAGCTGATCGAGGTCATCAAGGAGGCGCAGGCGGGCGGTGGCGCCCCGGCCAAGGCCGAGACCGCCACCGAGACCAAGCCGAAGCGCCGGACCACCTCGAAGGCTCGTACGGGTGACGAGGCCGCGGCCCCGGCCGAGAAGAAGGCCGCCGCGAAGCCCGCCGCCGAGACGGCCGTGGCCCAGCAGCAGATCGAGATTCCCGGCCAGCCCGCCAGCGAAGACGCCCCCGCGGGCGAGCGTCGCCGTCGTCGGGCCGTCGCCGAGGCCGGCAGCCCCGAGACGGTCACCGCCGAGGCGAAGAGCGAGCCGAAGGCCGAGACGCCGGTCCAGGCGCAGGGCGACGCCGAGGGTGACGGCCGTCAGGGCCGCCGTGACCGTCGTGACCGCGACCGGGGCGGCCGTGACCGCGACCGCCGCGGTGGCAAGGGCGACGAGCAGCAGGGCGGCCAGGGTGGCGGCCAGCAGGGCGGCCAGCAGGGCGGCCAGCAGCGTCAGGAGCGCCAGGACCGTCAGCAGCAGGGTGGCGGCCGTCAGGACCGCCAGGACCGTCAGCAGCGTGACAACGGCCCGCAGGACGACTTCGACGACGAGGGCGGCCGTCGTGGCCGCCGCGGGCGTTACCGCGACCGTCGTGGCCGTCGTGGCCGTGACGAGTTCGGTGCCGCCGGTGCGGGCGAGCCGCAGCTCGCCGACGACGACGTCCTGATCCCCGTCGCGGGCATCCTCGACATCCTCGACAACTACGCGTTCATCCGGACGTCGGGCTACCTGCCCGGTCCGAACGACGTGTACGTCTCCCTCGCCCAGGTCCGCAAGAACGGTCTGCGCAAGGGCGACCACGTCACCGGCGCGGTCCGGCAGCCGAAGGACGGCGAGCGCCGCGAGAAGTTCAACGCGCTGGTCCGCCTCGACTCCCAGAACGGCATGGCGCCCGAATCCGGGCGTGGACGCCCGGAGTTCAACAAGCTGACGCCGCTGTACCCGCAGGACCGGCTCCGTCTGGAGACCGACCCGGGCGTGCTGACCACCCGCATCATCGACCTCGTCGCGCCGATCGGTAAGGGCCAGCGCGGTCTGATCGTGGCCCCGCCGAAGACCGGCAAGACCATGATCATGCAGGCGATCGCCAACGCGATCACGCACAACAACCCCGAGTGCCACCTGATGGTCGTCCTGGTCGACGAGCGTCCGGAAGAGGTCACCGACATGCAGCGGTCGGTCAAGGGCGAGGTCATCTCCTCGACCTTCGACCGCCCGGCCGAGGACCACACCACGGTCGCCGAGCTCGCCATCGAGCGTGCCAAGCGCCTCGTGGAGCTGGGCCACGACGTCGTCGTCCTGCTCGACTCGATCACGCGTCTGGGCCGTGCGTACAACCTCGCCGCCCCGGCCTCCGGCCGCATCCTGTCCGGTGGTGTCGACTCGACCGCGCTGTACCCGCCGAAGCGCTTCTTCGGTGCCGCGCGCAACATCGAGGACGGCGGTTCGCTGACCATCCTCGCGACCGCGCTCGTCGACACCGGGTCCCGCATGGACGAGGTCATCTTCGAGGAGTTCAAGGGCACCGGCAACGCGGAGCTCAAGCTCGACCGGAAGCTCGCCGACAAGCGCATCTTCCCGGCGGTGGACGTCGACGCGTCCGGCACCCGCAAGGAAGAGATCCTGCTCGGCAGCGACGAGCTCGCCGTCACCTGGAAGCTGCGTCGTGTGCTGCACGCGCTCGACCAGCAGCAGGCGATCGAGCTGCTCCTCGACAAGATGAAGCAGACGAAGTCGAACGCCGAGTTCCTGCTCCAGATCCAGAAGACGACTCCGGGTCAGGGCAACGGCAACGACTGA
- the thrB gene encoding homoserine kinase produces the protein MAGPAFRAAAVRVRVPATSANLGPGFDAFGLSLGLYDDVVVRVADSGLHIDIAGEGSETLPRDESHLLVRSLRTAFDLLGGQPRGLEIVCANRIPHGRGLGSSSAAICAGIVAARAVTIGGDSKLDDTALLELATEIEGHPDNVAACLLGGFTLSWMEAGAARAIRMDPADSIVPVVFVPGKPVLTETARGLLPRTVPHVDAAANAGRAALLVEALTRRPELLLPATEDRLHQEYRAPAMPESAALVERLRADGIPAVISGAGPTVLALADPASADKVADLAGQGWAANRLDLDAQGACVLPLAPVGVN, from the coding sequence ATGGCCGGTCCAGCGTTCCGCGCCGCCGCCGTCCGGGTGCGCGTCCCCGCCACCAGCGCCAATCTCGGGCCGGGCTTCGACGCCTTCGGCCTGTCACTGGGGCTGTACGACGACGTGGTCGTCCGGGTGGCCGACTCCGGGCTGCACATCGACATCGCAGGTGAGGGCAGTGAAACGCTGCCCCGCGACGAGAGTCATCTCCTCGTACGCTCCCTGCGCACCGCCTTCGACCTGCTGGGCGGACAGCCGCGCGGCCTCGAGATCGTCTGCGCCAACCGCATCCCGCACGGACGGGGCCTCGGCTCCTCGTCGGCCGCCATCTGCGCCGGAATCGTCGCAGCGCGCGCCGTGACCATAGGCGGGGACAGCAAGCTCGACGACACCGCGCTCCTGGAGCTCGCCACCGAGATCGAGGGACACCCCGACAATGTCGCGGCCTGTCTTCTCGGCGGTTTCACGCTCTCCTGGATGGAGGCCGGCGCCGCGCGGGCGATCAGGATGGATCCCGCCGATTCCATCGTTCCGGTGGTTTTCGTACCGGGGAAGCCGGTTCTCACCGAGACCGCGCGCGGACTGCTGCCGCGCACCGTGCCGCATGTCGACGCCGCCGCCAACGCGGGCCGCGCCGCACTGCTCGTCGAGGCCCTGACCCGGCGCCCCGAGCTGCTGCTGCCCGCCACCGAGGACCGGCTGCACCAGGAATACCGCGCCCCGGCGATGCCCGAGAGTGCGGCCCTTGTGGAGCGGCTGCGTGCCGACGGCATCCCCGCGGTGATCTCCGGTGCGGGCCCCACGGTGCTCGCCCTGGCGGACCCGGCTTCCGCCGACAAAGTGGCCGATCTCGCAGGTCAGGGGTGGGCTGCCAACCGGCTGGACCTCGACGCCCAGGGGGCGTGCGTGCTGCCGCTCGCACCCGTCGGGGTCAATTAA
- the thrC gene encoding threonine synthase, which produces MTHQWRGIIEEYRDRLPVSDSTPVVTLREGGTPLVPAQVLSERTGCEVHLKVEGANPTGSFKDRGMTMAISKAKEEGAKAVICASTGNTSASAAAYAVRAGMVSAVLVPRGKIALGKMGQALIHGAKILQVDGNFDDCLTLARALSDNYPVALVNSVNPVRIEGQKTAAFEIVDMLGDAPDIHVLPVGNAGNITAYWKGYTEYAADGIATRTPRMWGFQASGSAPIVRGEIVKDPSTIATAIRIGNPASWKFALAARDESGGLIDEVTDREILRAYRLLAAQEGVFVEPASAASVAGLLKAAEQGKVDPGQTIVCTVTGNGLKDPDWAVAGAPQPVTVPVDAATAAERLGLA; this is translated from the coding sequence ATGACCCACCAGTGGCGCGGAATCATCGAGGAGTACCGGGACCGGCTGCCGGTGTCCGACAGCACGCCGGTCGTGACACTCCGCGAGGGCGGTACGCCGCTCGTGCCCGCGCAGGTGCTCTCCGAGCGCACGGGCTGCGAGGTCCACCTCAAGGTGGAGGGCGCGAACCCCACCGGGTCCTTCAAGGACCGCGGTATGACCATGGCCATCAGCAAGGCCAAGGAGGAGGGCGCGAAGGCGGTCATCTGCGCCTCCACCGGCAACACGTCCGCCTCCGCCGCCGCGTACGCGGTGCGGGCCGGCATGGTTTCGGCCGTCCTCGTCCCGCGGGGCAAGATCGCGCTCGGCAAGATGGGCCAGGCGCTCATCCACGGCGCGAAGATCCTCCAGGTCGACGGCAACTTCGACGACTGTCTGACGCTGGCGCGCGCGCTGTCCGACAACTACCCGGTGGCGCTGGTCAATTCGGTCAACCCGGTGCGCATCGAGGGCCAGAAGACCGCCGCGTTCGAGATCGTGGACATGCTCGGCGACGCGCCCGACATCCACGTCCTGCCGGTGGGCAACGCGGGCAACATCACCGCGTACTGGAAGGGCTACACGGAGTACGCCGCCGACGGCATCGCCACGCGGACCCCGCGCATGTGGGGCTTCCAGGCCTCCGGCTCCGCGCCCATCGTGCGCGGCGAGATCGTCAAGGACCCGTCGACCATCGCCACCGCGATCCGCATCGGCAACCCGGCCTCGTGGAAGTTCGCGCTGGCCGCGCGGGACGAGTCGGGCGGCCTCATCGACGAGGTGACGGACCGTGAGATCCTGCGCGCCTACCGGCTGTTGGCCGCGCAGGAGGGCGTCTTCGTCGAGCCCGCCTCGGCCGCTTCCGTCGCCGGTCTCCTCAAGGCCGCCGAGCAGGGCAAGGTCGACCCGGGCCAGACGATCGTCTGCACGGTGACCGGCAACGGCCTCAAGGACCCCGACTGGGCCGTCGCGGGCGCCCCGCAGCCCGTCACGGTCCCCGTGGACGCGGCGACGGCGGCGGAGCGGCTCGGTCTGGCGTAA